From one Xiphophorus hellerii strain 12219 chromosome 18, Xiphophorus_hellerii-4.1, whole genome shotgun sequence genomic stretch:
- the dgkd gene encoding diacylglycerol kinase delta isoform X3, with amino-acid sequence MEEWMAALRSVQNRQNYESTQYSMDHFSGMHNWYACSHARPTYCNVCREALSGVTSHGLSCEVCKFKAHKRCAVRATNNCKWTTLASIGKDIIEDEDGVSMPHQWLEGNLPVSAKCSVCDKTCGSVLRLQDWRCLWCKAMVHSGCKEQLSSKCPLGQCKVSVIPPTALNSIDSDGFWKASCPPSCTSPLLVFVNSKSGDNQGVKFLRRFKQLLNPAQVFDLMNGGPHLGLRLFQKFDTFRILVCGGDGSVGWVLSEIDALTLHKQCQMGVLPLGTGNDLARVLGWGSACDDDTQLPQILEKLERASTKMLDRWSIMVYETKFPRQHSASTVTEDCSDDSEVQQILTYEDSVAAHLTKILTSDQHSVVISSAKVLCETVKDFVARVGKAYEKNTENLEESEAMAKKCGVLKEKLDSLLKTLNEESQALTVLPPAPPPTIAEEQEELEVVSLAPLLHPAPPPPHPPCSPRATPPPSAAAAIFKPREQLMLRANSLKKAIRQIIEHTEKAVDEQNAQTQQHVFSVGRSEQQVGLVEEEEEEDGEEDKLSLQSSFSSKQRSSRRLSKTPCEKLIHKGGLLPGSSASLPVHTGNRDNMPMLNTKILYPGTLTSSSVISRLLVNADPFSCDADNMDCYTEKCVMNNYFGIGLDAKITLDFNNKRDEHPEKCRSRTKNLMWYGVLGTKELLHRTYKNLEQRVLLECDGRPIPLPSLQGIAVLNIPSYAGGTNFWGGTKEDDTFAAPSFDDKILEVVAVFGSMQMAVSRVINLQHHRIAQCRTVKITILGDEGVPVQVDGEAWIQPPGYIKIIHKNRTQTLTRDRAFESTLKSWEDKQKCEFPQPSLPPQPETVSEDEALLVSEFGQAAGALIHSIREVAQFHHSMEQELAHAVNASSKAMDVVYAKSPEALSCSSVVHMVSDVKALLSETELLLAGKMSMQLDPPQQDQLNAALGSVAQELRRLSDVPWLCPVIDPSDQEGPLADFSKRSQSGKFRLVSKFKKDKNNKNKEMCATLSLPVHQWGTEEVGAWLDFLCLSEYKDIFSGHDVRGAELIHLERRDLKDLGVTKVGHMKRILQGVKELTRSSSASEA; translated from the exons ATGGAGGAGTGGATGGCGGCGCTGCGCAGCGTCCAGAACAGGCAGAACTATGAG TCCACCCAGTACAGCATGGACCACTTCAGTGGGATGCACAACTGGTACGCCTGTTCCCACGCCAGACCGACGTACTGTAACGTGTGCAGGGAGGCGCTGTCAGGGGTCACGTCCCACGGCCTGTCCTGTGAAG tgTGTAAGTTTAAGGCTCATAAGCGTTGCGCGGTCCGAGCCACAAACAACTGTAAGTGGACAACTCTGGCTTCAATCGGGAAGGACATCATTGAGGACGAGGACGGG GTGTCGATGCCTCATCAGTGGTTGGAGGGGAACCTTCCTGTCTCCGCTAAGTGTAGCGTCTGCGATAAGACATGCGGCAGCGTCCTCCGGCTGCAGGACTGGAGGTGTCTCTGGTGTAAAGCCATG GTGCACTCAGGCTGTAAGGAGCAGCTGTCGTCCAAGTGTCCTCTGGGTCAGTGCAAAGTATCCGTCATTCCTCCAACGGCGCTCAACAGCATCGATTCTGATG GTTTCTGGAAGGCGTCCTGTCCTCCGTCCTGCACCAGTCCTCTGCTGGTTTTTGTCAACTCAAAAAGTGGAGACAATCAGGGCGTGAAGTTCCTGCGACGGTTCAAACAACTGCTGAACCCGGCGCAGGTGTTTGACCTGATGAACGGAGGACCTCACCTGGG TCTGCGGCTGTTCCAGAAATTTGACACCTTCAGGATCCTGGTTTGTGGAGGAGACGGCAGCGTTGGCTGGGTTCTGTCTGAGATCGATGCTCTGACGCTGCACAAACAG tgtcAGATGGGTGTTCTTCCTCTCGGAACCGGGAATGACCTGGCTCGGGTTCTGGGCTGGGGCTCAGCCTGTGATGACGACACGCAGCTACCTCAGATACTGGAGAAACTGGAGAGAGCCAGCACCAAGATGCTGGACAG GTGGAGCATCATGGTGTATGAGACAAAGTTTCCACGGCAACACTCTGCCTCCACTGTCACGGAGGACTGCAGTGATGACTCGGAG GTGCAGCAGATTCTGACCTACGAGGATTCTGTGGCTGCTCACCTGACGAAGATCCTGACCTCAGACCAGCACTCAGTCGTCATCTCCTCAGCCAA AGTTCTCTGTGAGACCGTCAAGGACTTTGTGGCTCGTGTTGGTAAAGCTTATGAGAAGAATACAGAGAATTTGGAGGAGTCTGAGGCTATGGCCAAAAAG TGCGGCGTTCTGAAGGAGAAACTCGACTCGCTGCTGAAGACTCTGAACGAGGAGTCGCAGGCCTTGACGGTGCTCCCCCCGGCTCCTCCGCCGACCATCGCTgaggaacaggaggagctggaggtgGTCAGTCTGGCTCCTCTCCTTcatcctgctcctcctcctcctcaccctcCCTGTTCGCCACGGGCCACACCGCCACCTTCAGCAGCGGCCGCCATTTTTAAACCTCGGGAGCAGCTGATGTTGAGAGCCAACAGTCTGAAGAAGGCGATCCGACAAATTATTGAGCACACAGAGAAAG ctgtGGACGAGCAGAACGCTCAGACCCAGCAGCACGTCTTCTCTGTGGGTCGTTCTGAGCAGCAGGTGGGTCTGgttgaagaggaggaggaggaagacgggGAGGAGGACAAGTTGTCTCTGCAGTCGTCTTTCAGCTCCAAACAGCGCAGCAGCCGCAGAC TCAGCAAGACGCCGTGTGAGAAACTGATCCATAAAGGCGGCCTGTTACCTGGGAGCTCCGCTTCACTTCCTGTCCATACAGGAAATAGAGACAACATGCCTATGCTGAACACAAAGATCTTGTATCCAG gCACTTTGACCAGCAGCTCGGTCATCAGTCGGCTGCTGGTCAACGCCGACCCTTTCAGCTGCGACGCCGACAACAT GGACTGCTACACGGAGAAGTGCGTCATGAACAACTACTTTGGTATCGGACTCGACGCTAAGATCACGCTAGACTTCAACAACAAGAGAGACGAGCATCCAGAGAAGTGCAG GAGTCGCACAAAGAACTTGATGTGGTACGGAGTGTTGGGAACCAAAGAGCTGCTGCACAGAACCTACAAGAACCTGGAGCAGCGAGTCCTGCTGGAG tgtGACGGGCGGCCGATCCCCCTGCCCAGCCTGCAGGGCATCGCTGTGCTCAACATCCCCAGCTACGCCGGGGGAACCAACTTCTGGGGCGGGACCAAGGAGGACGAT ACCTTCGCGGCGCCGTCCTTCGACGATAAGATCCTGGAGGTGGTCGCCGTGTTCGGCAGCATGCAGATGGCCGTGTCAAGGGTCATCAACCTGCAGCACCACCGCATCGCCCAG TGTCGGACAGTGAAGATCACCATCCTGGGGGACGAGGGCGTCCCGGTCCAGGTGGACGGGGAGGCCTGGATCCAGCCTCCCGGCTACATTAAGATCATCCATAAGAACCGGACCCAGACCCTGACCAGAGACCGG GCGTTTGAGAGCACCCTGAAGTCCTGGGAGGACAAGCAGAAGTGTGAGTTTCCCCAGCCGTCCCTGCCGCCGCAGCCGGAGACGGTCTCTGAGGACGAGGCGCTGCTGGTCAGCGAGTTCGGTCAGGCTGCTGGAGCGCTCATCCACAG TATCCGGGAGGTGGCCCAGTTCCACCACAGCATGGAGCAGGAGCTGGCCCATGCCGTCAACGCCAGCTCCAAGGCCATGGACGTGGTCTACGCCAAGAGCCCCGAG GctctcagctgcagctctgtggtCCACATGGTGAGCGACGTCAAAGCTCTGCTCAGCGAGACGGAACTGCTCCTGGCCGGGAAGATGTCCATG CAGTTGGACCCGCCTCAGCAGGACCAGCTGAACGCCGCTTTGGGTTCTGTGGCCCAGGAGCTCCGCCGGCTGTCGGATGTCCCCTGGTTGTGTCCTGTCATCGACCCGTCGGACCAGGAG GGTCCTCTGGCGGACTTTTCCAAACGGAGTCAAAGTGGGAAATTTCGTCTTGTCTCAAAGTTCAAgaaggacaaaaacaacaagaacaaagAGATGTGCGCCACCCTGTCCCTGCCAG TCCACCAGTGGGGAACCGAGGAGGTCGGGGCCTGGCTGGACTTCCTCTGTCTGTCTGAGTATAAGGACATATTTAGTGGACACGATGTCCGAGGAGCCGAGCTGATCCACCTGGAGAGGAGAGACCTGAAG GACCTTGGGGTGACCAAGGTTGGACACATGAAGCGGATCCTGCAGGGCGTCAAGGAGCTGACGAGGAGCAGCAGCGCCAGCGAGGCCTAA
- the dgkd gene encoding diacylglycerol kinase delta isoform X2 yields the protein MAEAGGPESTAARCPDESSDSEPEQEPGSPQKLIRKVSTSGQIRSKTVLKEGTLLKQTNSFQRWKRRYFKLRGRTLYYAQTSKSIIFDEVDLTDASVAESSTKNVNNSFTVITPCRHLILCADNRKEMEEWMAALRSVQNRQNYESTQYSMDHFSGMHNWYACSHARPTYCNVCREALSGVTSHGLSCEVCKFKAHKRCAVRATNNCKWTTLASIGKDIIEDEDGVSMPHQWLEGNLPVSAKCSVCDKTCGSVLRLQDWRCLWCKAMVHSGCKEQLSSKCPLGQCKVSVIPPTALNSIDSDGFWKASCPPSCTSPLLVFVNSKSGDNQGVKFLRRFKQLLNPAQVFDLMNGGPHLGLRLFQKFDTFRILVCGGDGSVGWVLSEIDALTLHKQCQMGVLPLGTGNDLARVLGWGSACDDDTQLPQILEKLERASTKMLDRWSIMVYETKFPRQHSASTVTEDCSDDSEVQQILTYEDSVAAHLTKILTSDQHSVVISSAKVLCETVKDFVARVGKAYEKNTENLEESEAMAKKCGVLKEKLDSLLKTLNEESQALTVLPPAPPPTIAEEQEELEVVSLAPLLHPAPPPPHPPCSPRATPPPSAAAAIFKPREQLMLRANSLKKAIRQIIEHTEKAVDEQNAQTQQHVFSVGRSEQQVGLVEEEEEEDGEEDKLSLQSSFSSKQRSSRRLSKTPCEKLIHKGGLLPGSSASLPVHTGNRDNMPMLNTKILYPGTLTSSSVISRLLVNADPFSCDADNMDCYTEKCVMNNYFGIGLDAKITLDFNNKRDEHPEKCRSRTKNLMWYGVLGTKELLHRTYKNLEQRVLLECDGRPIPLPSLQGIAVLNIPSYAGGTNFWGGTKEDDTFAAPSFDDKILEVVAVFGSMQMAVSRVINLQHHRIAQCRTVKITILGDEGVPVQVDGEAWIQPPGYIKIIHKNRTQTLTRDRAFESTLKSWEDKQKCEFPQPSLPPQPETVSEDEALLVSEFGQAAGALIHSIREVAQFHHSMEQELAHAVNASSKAMDVVYAKSPEALSCSSVVHMVSDVKALLSETELLLAGKMSMQLDPPQQDQLNAALGSVAQELRRLSDVPWLCPVIDPSDQEGPLADFSKRSQSGKFRLVSKFKKDKNNKNKEMCATLSLPVHQWGTEEVGAWLDFLCLSEYKDIFSGHDVRGAELIHLERRDLKDLGVTKVGHMKRILQGVKELTRSSSASEA from the exons GTGATCACCCCCTGCAGGCACCTCATTCTGTGTGCTGACAACAGGAAGGAGATGGAGGAGTGGATGGCGGCGCTGCGCAGCGTCCAGAACAGGCAGAACTATGAG TCCACCCAGTACAGCATGGACCACTTCAGTGGGATGCACAACTGGTACGCCTGTTCCCACGCCAGACCGACGTACTGTAACGTGTGCAGGGAGGCGCTGTCAGGGGTCACGTCCCACGGCCTGTCCTGTGAAG tgTGTAAGTTTAAGGCTCATAAGCGTTGCGCGGTCCGAGCCACAAACAACTGTAAGTGGACAACTCTGGCTTCAATCGGGAAGGACATCATTGAGGACGAGGACGGG GTGTCGATGCCTCATCAGTGGTTGGAGGGGAACCTTCCTGTCTCCGCTAAGTGTAGCGTCTGCGATAAGACATGCGGCAGCGTCCTCCGGCTGCAGGACTGGAGGTGTCTCTGGTGTAAAGCCATG GTGCACTCAGGCTGTAAGGAGCAGCTGTCGTCCAAGTGTCCTCTGGGTCAGTGCAAAGTATCCGTCATTCCTCCAACGGCGCTCAACAGCATCGATTCTGATG GTTTCTGGAAGGCGTCCTGTCCTCCGTCCTGCACCAGTCCTCTGCTGGTTTTTGTCAACTCAAAAAGTGGAGACAATCAGGGCGTGAAGTTCCTGCGACGGTTCAAACAACTGCTGAACCCGGCGCAGGTGTTTGACCTGATGAACGGAGGACCTCACCTGGG TCTGCGGCTGTTCCAGAAATTTGACACCTTCAGGATCCTGGTTTGTGGAGGAGACGGCAGCGTTGGCTGGGTTCTGTCTGAGATCGATGCTCTGACGCTGCACAAACAG tgtcAGATGGGTGTTCTTCCTCTCGGAACCGGGAATGACCTGGCTCGGGTTCTGGGCTGGGGCTCAGCCTGTGATGACGACACGCAGCTACCTCAGATACTGGAGAAACTGGAGAGAGCCAGCACCAAGATGCTGGACAG GTGGAGCATCATGGTGTATGAGACAAAGTTTCCACGGCAACACTCTGCCTCCACTGTCACGGAGGACTGCAGTGATGACTCGGAG GTGCAGCAGATTCTGACCTACGAGGATTCTGTGGCTGCTCACCTGACGAAGATCCTGACCTCAGACCAGCACTCAGTCGTCATCTCCTCAGCCAA AGTTCTCTGTGAGACCGTCAAGGACTTTGTGGCTCGTGTTGGTAAAGCTTATGAGAAGAATACAGAGAATTTGGAGGAGTCTGAGGCTATGGCCAAAAAG TGCGGCGTTCTGAAGGAGAAACTCGACTCGCTGCTGAAGACTCTGAACGAGGAGTCGCAGGCCTTGACGGTGCTCCCCCCGGCTCCTCCGCCGACCATCGCTgaggaacaggaggagctggaggtgGTCAGTCTGGCTCCTCTCCTTcatcctgctcctcctcctcctcaccctcCCTGTTCGCCACGGGCCACACCGCCACCTTCAGCAGCGGCCGCCATTTTTAAACCTCGGGAGCAGCTGATGTTGAGAGCCAACAGTCTGAAGAAGGCGATCCGACAAATTATTGAGCACACAGAGAAAG ctgtGGACGAGCAGAACGCTCAGACCCAGCAGCACGTCTTCTCTGTGGGTCGTTCTGAGCAGCAGGTGGGTCTGgttgaagaggaggaggaggaagacgggGAGGAGGACAAGTTGTCTCTGCAGTCGTCTTTCAGCTCCAAACAGCGCAGCAGCCGCAGAC TCAGCAAGACGCCGTGTGAGAAACTGATCCATAAAGGCGGCCTGTTACCTGGGAGCTCCGCTTCACTTCCTGTCCATACAGGAAATAGAGACAACATGCCTATGCTGAACACAAAGATCTTGTATCCAG gCACTTTGACCAGCAGCTCGGTCATCAGTCGGCTGCTGGTCAACGCCGACCCTTTCAGCTGCGACGCCGACAACAT GGACTGCTACACGGAGAAGTGCGTCATGAACAACTACTTTGGTATCGGACTCGACGCTAAGATCACGCTAGACTTCAACAACAAGAGAGACGAGCATCCAGAGAAGTGCAG GAGTCGCACAAAGAACTTGATGTGGTACGGAGTGTTGGGAACCAAAGAGCTGCTGCACAGAACCTACAAGAACCTGGAGCAGCGAGTCCTGCTGGAG tgtGACGGGCGGCCGATCCCCCTGCCCAGCCTGCAGGGCATCGCTGTGCTCAACATCCCCAGCTACGCCGGGGGAACCAACTTCTGGGGCGGGACCAAGGAGGACGAT ACCTTCGCGGCGCCGTCCTTCGACGATAAGATCCTGGAGGTGGTCGCCGTGTTCGGCAGCATGCAGATGGCCGTGTCAAGGGTCATCAACCTGCAGCACCACCGCATCGCCCAG TGTCGGACAGTGAAGATCACCATCCTGGGGGACGAGGGCGTCCCGGTCCAGGTGGACGGGGAGGCCTGGATCCAGCCTCCCGGCTACATTAAGATCATCCATAAGAACCGGACCCAGACCCTGACCAGAGACCGG GCGTTTGAGAGCACCCTGAAGTCCTGGGAGGACAAGCAGAAGTGTGAGTTTCCCCAGCCGTCCCTGCCGCCGCAGCCGGAGACGGTCTCTGAGGACGAGGCGCTGCTGGTCAGCGAGTTCGGTCAGGCTGCTGGAGCGCTCATCCACAG TATCCGGGAGGTGGCCCAGTTCCACCACAGCATGGAGCAGGAGCTGGCCCATGCCGTCAACGCCAGCTCCAAGGCCATGGACGTGGTCTACGCCAAGAGCCCCGAG GctctcagctgcagctctgtggtCCACATGGTGAGCGACGTCAAAGCTCTGCTCAGCGAGACGGAACTGCTCCTGGCCGGGAAGATGTCCATG CAGTTGGACCCGCCTCAGCAGGACCAGCTGAACGCCGCTTTGGGTTCTGTGGCCCAGGAGCTCCGCCGGCTGTCGGATGTCCCCTGGTTGTGTCCTGTCATCGACCCGTCGGACCAGGAG GGTCCTCTGGCGGACTTTTCCAAACGGAGTCAAAGTGGGAAATTTCGTCTTGTCTCAAAGTTCAAgaaggacaaaaacaacaagaacaaagAGATGTGCGCCACCCTGTCCCTGCCAG TCCACCAGTGGGGAACCGAGGAGGTCGGGGCCTGGCTGGACTTCCTCTGTCTGTCTGAGTATAAGGACATATTTAGTGGACACGATGTCCGAGGAGCCGAGCTGATCCACCTGGAGAGGAGAGACCTGAAG GACCTTGGGGTGACCAAGGTTGGACACATGAAGCGGATCCTGCAGGGCGTCAAGGAGCTGACGAGGAGCAGCAGCGCCAGCGAGGCCTAA